Proteins encoded within one genomic window of Spiribacter curvatus:
- a CDS encoding O-antigen ligase family protein, whose translation MFHRLTRHHWLPAASVLALTLAAAVIDQANYQQHLMYIAMTVIVALTGLTVALARRPADGRWPLGPAGALFLVLIAWSALSVTWSRVPYLTLVDLAAMGSVAFAYAAWRIMTAPDHAVYRPAMGVGITLVAGGLAAFMIGQFFTGHRPTAFFANPNSAATLMNVLWPAVALAWLAGPGRLLGYARGHRALPGVLFLLIFAVGIDGSRAAFLAALIVLLVILGGAAYALDVSRRQLAAIAVIFVAALTAAWLANALGLGSGRLLGDRIGSLAAPDQAGAVRFLQWGATWELIREAPWLGIGPDVFWLAYAAIRPAGDGSAGLYTHNDYLQFWAERGLPGPILLLAISAVCVYLFLQSMRVSRRGDQPAATTAMVIAAFAAIGGLGVHGLFSYQLQMPSVLIPAFVLIAELERLSPGGTLASLRLPNWRRPLSLVAGVGVFAVIALSVGLTGASQRLMDQGVAAMNRGQFEAAEAAFQTAQRRWGSADTPWLHHAILYQRLLRVVPDDQPDLRAELAGEAMRMLDIAQDRNPLRGRTYGIRAQLRRAYPALTEGSARSAFEQALDRNPRLVSARLNYAALLREEDGDAAARSLLEAGVELKYGHKARPLPLYQATAAARSSAGDSAGVAVMEARIEAIRADLRRLQEDRDA comes from the coding sequence GTGTTCCATCGGCTAACGCGTCACCACTGGCTACCGGCTGCCTCGGTACTCGCCCTTACCCTGGCCGCGGCGGTCATCGATCAGGCCAATTACCAGCAGCATCTGATGTATATCGCCATGACGGTGATTGTGGCGCTGACCGGGCTGACGGTCGCCCTGGCACGCCGGCCGGCGGATGGGCGATGGCCGCTGGGGCCGGCGGGTGCGCTGTTTCTGGTACTGATCGCCTGGAGTGCGCTATCGGTCACATGGAGCCGGGTGCCCTACCTCACCCTGGTGGATCTCGCGGCGATGGGATCGGTGGCGTTCGCCTATGCCGCCTGGCGGATCATGACCGCACCCGATCATGCGGTCTACCGCCCGGCGATGGGCGTGGGAATCACGCTGGTCGCGGGTGGTCTTGCCGCATTCATGATCGGGCAATTCTTCACCGGGCATCGGCCAACCGCGTTCTTCGCCAATCCCAATTCGGCCGCAACGCTGATGAACGTGCTATGGCCCGCGGTGGCGCTGGCATGGCTCGCGGGTCCGGGTCGGCTGCTTGGATACGCACGGGGGCACCGGGCACTGCCCGGGGTATTATTCCTGCTGATCTTCGCGGTGGGCATCGATGGCAGCCGGGCGGCTTTTCTGGCGGCGTTGATCGTGCTGCTGGTCATCCTCGGCGGTGCCGCCTACGCGCTGGATGTCAGTCGCCGGCAGCTCGCCGCCATCGCGGTGATCTTCGTCGCGGCGCTGACGGCGGCCTGGCTCGCGAATGCCCTCGGGCTTGGGAGTGGCCGGCTGCTCGGCGATCGGATCGGCTCGCTGGCCGCGCCGGATCAGGCCGGCGCGGTGCGGTTTCTGCAGTGGGGCGCGACCTGGGAGCTGATCCGCGAGGCACCGTGGCTTGGCATCGGGCCCGATGTGTTCTGGCTCGCCTATGCCGCGATCCGCCCGGCCGGTGATGGCAGTGCCGGGCTCTATACGCACAACGATTATCTACAGTTCTGGGCCGAGCGCGGTCTGCCGGGACCGATCCTGTTACTCGCGATCAGCGCGGTCTGTGTCTATCTGTTCCTCCAATCGATGCGGGTAAGCCGCCGCGGCGATCAACCGGCGGCAACGACGGCGATGGTGATCGCGGCGTTCGCGGCGATCGGCGGGCTTGGGGTGCATGGGTTATTCAGCTACCAGCTGCAGATGCCGAGCGTGCTGATCCCCGCCTTTGTCTTGATCGCCGAGCTGGAGCGGCTGTCACCGGGCGGGACGCTGGCCAGCCTGCGGCTGCCGAATTGGCGTCGACCGCTCAGTCTGGTGGCCGGGGTCGGTGTGTTCGCGGTGATCGCGCTGAGCGTTGGACTCACGGGGGCGTCGCAGCGCCTGATGGACCAGGGAGTGGCGGCGATGAACCGGGGACAGTTCGAGGCGGCGGAGGCGGCATTTCAGACCGCCCAGCGGCGCTGGGGATCGGCGGATACGCCATGGCTGCATCATGCCATCCTCTATCAGCGGTTACTGCGCGTCGTGCCCGATGATCAGCCGGATCTGCGCGCAGAGTTGGCCGGTGAGGCCATGCGGATGCTCGACATCGCACAGGACCGCAATCCGCTGCGTGGGCGGACTTACGGGATCCGGGCGCAGCTGCGACGCGCGTATCCAGCGCTGACCGAAGGCAGTGCACGCTCGGCGTTTGAGCAGGCGCTGGATCGTAACCCACGACTTGTCTCGGCCCGCCTCAACTACGCCGCGCTTCTGCGCGAGGAAGACGGTGATGCCGCCGCACGATCGCTACTCGAGGCGGGCGTCGAGCTGAAATACGGTCACAAAGCGCGCCCCCTACCGCTCTATCAGGCCACCGCGGCCGCCCGCTCGTCCGCCGGTGACAGCGCCGGCGTGGCCGTCATGGAGGCCCGGATTGAGGCGATCCGGGCCGATCTCCGGCGGCTTCAGGAAGACCGCGACGCCTGA